A single region of the Saprospiraceae bacterium genome encodes:
- a CDS encoding glucose 1-dehydrogenase, producing MNKHWISGKVAIITGGASGIGQSIALEAASHGALVVIADINEKLGTETVHRLNSGGGKAIYIKTDVTKAQAISALVEAAAAFGPIKYLANSAGLQTYGTAETTTEATWDLTMDINLKSMFLVCQQVLPKIRENGGGGIVNISSIQGLRCQKNVLAYATSKGAVIAMTRSMGLDYAAEGISVNCICPGSIDTPLLRYGAAQHGEVEAVLEDWGRHHPIGRIGNPAEIAKTALFLWSPDASFIVGQAIVADGGLGSIIL from the coding sequence ATGAATAAGCATTGGATAAGCGGCAAAGTAGCCATCATTACCGGTGGCGCCTCTGGGATAGGGCAAAGTATTGCTTTAGAAGCAGCTAGCCATGGCGCGCTAGTGGTGATAGCAGATATCAATGAGAAGCTGGGTACAGAAACCGTACATCGTCTTAATAGCGGGGGAGGAAAAGCGATATATATCAAAACAGATGTGACCAAGGCCCAAGCCATTAGTGCGTTGGTCGAGGCGGCAGCGGCGTTTGGCCCAATCAAATACCTGGCGAATTCCGCTGGTTTGCAAACCTACGGAACCGCCGAAACGACCACCGAAGCAACCTGGGACCTCACCATGGACATCAACCTCAAAAGCATGTTTTTGGTTTGCCAACAGGTGCTGCCAAAAATTCGCGAAAATGGTGGGGGTGGGATTGTGAACATCAGTTCTATTCAAGGTCTTCGCTGCCAAAAAAACGTTTTGGCCTATGCCACTTCGAAGGGAGCTGTTATTGCCATGACTCGATCGATGGGATTGGACTATGCAGCGGAAGGCATTTCGGTGAATTGCATTTGCCCGGGTTCTATTGATACCCCCTTATTGCGCTATGGTGCCGCCCAGCATGGCGAAGTGGAGGCTGTATTGGAGGATTGGGGCCGTCATCATCCTATTGGTCGCATTGGCAACCCCGCAGAAATTGCCAAAACTGCACTGTTTTTATGGAGCCCTGATGCCAGTTTCATTGTCGGGCAAGCCATCGTGGCGGATGGAGGGCTGGGGAGTATTATTTTGTAG
- a CDS encoding AAA family ATPase — protein MAESTVLRAHAEDAYADELKALAAVDQHPRPPQWMLSPWAVVTYLLGGELEDGTIISPKYFGSRRLIEVAVATLVTDRALLLVGIPGTAKTWVSEHLAAAISGRSTLLVQGTAGMSEEALRYGWNYARLLAEGPSTNALVASPIMIAMQEGKIARVEELTRVPSDVQDALITTLSEKTLPIPELNTEIQAQRGFNIIATANDRDRGVNELSSALRRRFNTVVMPLPGTLEEEVKIVQQRVSELGSNMELPKKANPVAEIQRLVTIFRELRNGKTTDGRTKLKVPSSTLSTAEAISVINNGQALAAHFGDGELKADDLAASLTGAIIKDPVQDKIVWQEYLETVIRERKGWKDLYEACKELL, from the coding sequence ATGGCAGAATCAACGGTTCTACGTGCGCATGCCGAAGATGCCTATGCAGATGAATTGAAAGCCCTTGCTGCGGTTGACCAACATCCTCGCCCGCCCCAATGGATGTTATCTCCGTGGGCAGTGGTAACCTATTTGTTGGGCGGAGAGCTGGAGGATGGGACGATAATTAGTCCTAAGTACTTTGGCAGTCGGAGGCTTATAGAAGTGGCAGTAGCTACCTTGGTGACAGACCGGGCGCTTCTGCTGGTGGGCATCCCTGGCACGGCCAAAACCTGGGTATCAGAGCATCTTGCGGCGGCTATTTCAGGCCGGTCAACCCTTTTGGTACAGGGCACAGCGGGGATGAGTGAGGAGGCCTTGCGCTATGGATGGAACTACGCTCGCCTTTTAGCAGAAGGACCTAGCACAAATGCCCTGGTCGCCAGCCCTATCATGATCGCCATGCAAGAAGGAAAGATTGCCCGGGTAGAAGAATTAACACGGGTTCCTTCGGATGTGCAAGATGCGTTAATTACGACGCTTTCTGAAAAAACATTGCCTATTCCTGAATTAAATACCGAAATACAAGCACAAAGAGGGTTCAATATCATTGCCACAGCCAATGACAGAGATAGAGGGGTGAATGAATTGTCCAGTGCCCTTCGGCGGCGCTTCAATACGGTCGTCATGCCCTTACCTGGAACCCTGGAAGAGGAAGTTAAAATTGTCCAACAACGCGTCAGCGAGTTGGGGAGCAATATGGAATTGCCCAAAAAAGCAAACCCCGTCGCTGAAATCCAGCGTTTGGTAACCATTTTCAGAGAATTGCGTAATGGAAAAACAACTGATGGGCGGACCAAATTGAAAGTGCCCAGCAGCACGCTTAGTACAGCAGAAGCCATTTCGGTCATCAACAATGGACAAGCCCTAGCCGCCCATTTTGGCGACGGCGAATTAAAGGCAGATGATTTGGCTGCCAGTCTTACAGGGGCTATTATTAAAGACCCTGTGCAAGACAAAATCGTTTGGCAAGAATACTTAGAAACGGTGATTAGGGAAAGGAAAGGCTGGAAGGATTTATACGAGGCCTGTAAGGAATTATTGTAA
- a CDS encoding alpha/beta hydrolase has protein sequence MKFKLLISLLVFSFVWACYQREERFIFFLHNRFLEEHGLSEAHPVYGRMEYLEIIKAFKDEGFKVISEKRKGNVNARDYAQKINQQIDSLLQLGIEPNKITVIGTSKGGYIAQYVSTFAKNPDLNFVFIACYMDGDVEQIPEINYCGNVLTIYEKTDTFGVTALERKLNSSCDIKHFKEIELNTGLQHGFLFKPMKLWIEPSVAWANGHYNNH, from the coding sequence ATGAAATTCAAATTATTGATTAGTCTATTGGTATTTTCATTTGTCTGGGCTTGTTACCAAAGGGAGGAACGTTTCATCTTCTTCCTTCACAATAGATTCCTAGAAGAACACGGACTGAGTGAAGCCCATCCTGTGTATGGTCGGATGGAGTATCTTGAGATTATCAAAGCTTTTAAAGACGAGGGCTTTAAAGTTATCAGCGAAAAAAGAAAGGGAAATGTCAATGCAAGAGATTATGCCCAGAAAATAAATCAACAAATTGATAGTTTATTGCAGCTCGGAATTGAGCCGAATAAGATTACAGTAATTGGAACGTCAAAAGGTGGCTATATCGCGCAATACGTTTCGACCTTTGCGAAAAACCCCGACTTGAATTTCGTCTTCATTGCCTGCTATATGGACGGAGATGTCGAGCAAATTCCTGAAATCAATTATTGTGGGAATGTTCTCACCATTTATGAAAAAACCGATACTTTCGGCGTTACAGCCTTAGAAAGAAAACTAAACTCAAGCTGCGACATCAAGCATTTCAAGGAAATTGAGTTAAACACAGGACTGCAACACGGTTTTTTGTTTAAACCCATGAAATTATGGATTGAGCCTTCCGTAGCCTGGGCAAATGGGCATTACAATAATCATTAA
- a CDS encoding serine hydrolase domain-containing protein, with protein MKYNLFLLLLLTFSCNSLKNKPLEKSLKSAINPILNNNNFNGVVLIAQDTNIIYSKAMGFSDLEAKTPLLLSDQFVIGSISKQITAVLVLRAFEKGKIDLNDKIYKFLTTLEQPWAKTVTIHHLLTHTHGIVDLEKPLAFEPGTSFQYSQLGYELLARILEALNNKSFEAIATDFFEAQGLINTYHPNHKIYKNLVKGYEEQENGTLAFSENSLENYAAAGSFIANAKDLIKWNKLLHTGKLVQQETLDLMKIPYATRNHPIFDQVKYGYGLLFKDKEQGIEIGALGYAPGFASACYYYPLTDRQVIVLENTAWHLDDFKKTFQVHTYIMKLVKDMKGSK; from the coding sequence ATGAAATATAATCTGTTCTTACTTCTTCTGCTTACTTTTTCTTGCAATAGCCTAAAAAACAAACCATTAGAAAAAAGCCTGAAATCGGCCATTAACCCTATCCTGAACAACAACAACTTTAATGGCGTGGTCTTAATCGCTCAGGATACCAACATCATATATTCCAAAGCGATGGGATTTTCTGACCTGGAAGCCAAAACGCCCTTATTGTTGAGCGACCAATTTGTGATTGGCTCTATCAGCAAGCAAATTACGGCGGTCCTGGTACTAAGGGCGTTTGAAAAGGGAAAAATAGACCTTAATGATAAGATCTATAAATTTTTGACAACATTAGAGCAGCCTTGGGCCAAAACAGTAACCATTCATCATTTACTTACCCACACACACGGAATTGTAGACCTTGAAAAGCCCTTAGCTTTTGAACCTGGCACTTCATTCCAATACTCCCAATTAGGTTATGAATTACTGGCAAGGATTCTGGAGGCGCTTAATAATAAATCTTTTGAAGCCATAGCAACTGATTTTTTTGAAGCACAGGGTTTGATTAATACCTATCACCCAAACCATAAAATTTATAAAAATCTTGTCAAAGGCTATGAAGAACAGGAAAATGGAACCTTGGCTTTCAGTGAAAATAGCCTGGAAAACTACGCTGCAGCGGGTTCCTTTATTGCTAATGCCAAAGATTTAATTAAATGGAATAAATTATTGCATACCGGAAAACTGGTGCAGCAGGAAACGCTTGACCTGATGAAAATCCCATACGCAACAAGAAATCACCCCATATTTGATCAGGTGAAATATGGATATGGGCTTTTATTTAAAGACAAAGAGCAAGGCATTGAAATAGGGGCCTTGGGATATGCACCGGGGTTTGCTTCCGCTTGTTATTATTATCCACTAACGGATAGGCAGGTTATTGTTTTGGAAAATACCGCCTGGCACCTGGATGATTTCAAAAAGACCTTCCAAGTACACACATACATTATGAAACTGGTAAAGGACATGAAGGGCTCAAAGTAG
- a CDS encoding NAD kinase, which yields MQVVVFAKVFKEKDLPYIQNLFDVLHQEGINSYVFGPYLDQLKGKVIFKRDVGIFENHLDFSVKKLDFCITMGGDGTILDALTYVRGSEVPILGINLGRLGFLASIEKTKIAEAIQIIKRGMYYIDERNMLYLESNLPIFEDTPFALNDCTLLKRETSSMITIHTFINGSYLNSYWADGIIVASPTGSTGYSLSCGGPIIFPRSGNFVITPVAPHNLNVRPIVIADDSVISFEIEGRAENFLCTLDSRFEPITAAHQLAVRRNNFKARLVRPQDDDFLRTIREKLAWGVDQRN from the coding sequence ATGCAAGTTGTTGTCTTTGCCAAAGTTTTTAAAGAAAAAGATCTTCCCTATATTCAGAATCTTTTTGATGTTTTGCACCAAGAAGGAATTAATAGCTATGTTTTTGGTCCCTATCTAGATCAATTAAAAGGCAAGGTTATCTTTAAAAGAGATGTAGGCATATTCGAGAATCATTTGGATTTCAGTGTCAAAAAACTCGATTTTTGCATAACCATGGGCGGGGATGGGACAATCCTGGATGCATTAACCTATGTAAGAGGTAGCGAAGTTCCTATTTTGGGTATCAATTTGGGGCGACTGGGCTTTTTAGCCAGTATCGAAAAGACAAAAATTGCAGAAGCTATTCAAATTATCAAAAGGGGCATGTATTATATTGATGAACGCAACATGCTCTACCTGGAATCAAACCTACCTATTTTTGAAGATACGCCGTTTGCTTTGAATGATTGCACCCTGTTAAAACGGGAAACTTCTTCTATGATAACCATTCATACATTTATTAATGGTTCTTACCTCAATTCCTATTGGGCAGACGGCATCATTGTCGCCTCACCGACCGGCTCTACCGGCTACTCCTTGAGTTGTGGAGGCCCTATTATTTTTCCACGTTCAGGCAACTTTGTGATCACGCCCGTCGCGCCGCACAATCTGAACGTCAGGCCAATTGTTATCGCCGATGATTCGGTCATTTCTTTTGAGATTGAAGGAAGGGCAGAAAACTTCCTTTGCACCCTTGATTCTCGCTTTGAGCCCATCACCGCCGCACACCAATTGGCGGTCCGAAGAAATAATTTTAAGGCCCGGCTCGTCAGGCCGCAAGATGATGATTTCTTGCGGACGATAAGAGAAAAATTGGCCTGGGGTGTCGATCAGCGGAATTAG
- a CDS encoding type II toxin-antitoxin system RelE/ParE family toxin, translating into MKVQFTASALRRLQQIRDYYRKNGNPTKGGKITKQVFKQSNLLKDNPYMGQEEEYLKPLKQGHRYLLVDKMYKLIYLVAKPIIYITDVFDTRQDHDKMKP; encoded by the coding sequence ATGAAAGTACAGTTCACTGCCAGTGCCTTAAGACGATTACAACAAATTAGAGATTATTATCGTAAAAATGGCAATCCCACCAAAGGCGGAAAAATCACCAAGCAAGTCTTTAAACAGTCCAATCTGTTAAAAGATAATCCATACATGGGGCAAGAAGAAGAATACTTGAAACCATTGAAACAAGGTCACCGCTACTTGTTGGTAGATAAAATGTATAAACTGATATACCTAGTTGCAAAACCGATTATCTATATCACTGATGTTTTTGATACCAGACAAGATCATGATAAGATGAAGCCATGA
- the lpdA gene encoding dihydrolipoyl dehydrogenase, whose product MRYDVTVIGSGPGGYVAAIRCAQLGLTTAIIEKYNTLGGTCLNVGCIPSKALLDSSEHYHNALEKFTEHGIELKDLKVNMPQMIKRKDEVVAATCKGVAFLMKKNKITVYTGHGSFIDAHQISIAKADGTSEIIETDKVIIATGSKPIVPVAFNYDKKRVITSTEALNISEVPKSMLIIGGGVIGLELGSVYARLGTEIHVVEYMDRIIPTMDGDCSKELMRALKKIGITFHLNHMVKAVKANKKSVTIDVQKRDSEETFQLNMDYCLVAIGRRPYTDQLGLDKVGIQVDGKGRIEVDEHLQTNVPGIYAIGDVIKGAMLAHKAEEEGVFVAETIVSQKPHIDYNLIPGVVYTWPEVAAVGKTEEQLKEEGIAYKVGKFPFKALGRARASMDTEGMVKVLADATTDEILGVHMVGPRTADMIAEAVALMEFRASAEDAARMSHAHPTYTEAFKEAALAATDNRALHV is encoded by the coding sequence ATGAGATATGATGTCACCGTTATCGGGTCGGGCCCTGGTGGGTATGTAGCTGCTATCAGATGCGCCCAATTAGGGCTGACAACAGCCATTATCGAAAAATATAATACCCTCGGAGGGACCTGTCTCAATGTGGGATGTATTCCTTCAAAAGCCCTTCTGGATTCATCTGAGCATTATCATAATGCCTTGGAAAAGTTCACGGAGCATGGCATTGAGTTGAAAGACCTGAAGGTAAATATGCCGCAGATGATTAAACGGAAAGATGAAGTGGTAGCGGCGACCTGTAAAGGAGTGGCGTTTTTAATGAAAAAAAATAAAATCACGGTGTATACAGGGCATGGTTCATTTATTGACGCCCATCAAATCAGTATAGCCAAGGCAGATGGGACAAGCGAAATAATTGAAACGGATAAAGTTATCATTGCAACCGGATCAAAACCTATTGTCCCCGTGGCTTTTAATTATGATAAAAAACGGGTGATTACCTCAACGGAAGCTTTAAATATCAGCGAGGTGCCCAAAAGTATGTTGATTATCGGCGGCGGTGTGATCGGTCTGGAGTTGGGGTCTGTCTATGCCCGTTTGGGGACTGAAATACATGTGGTTGAATACATGGATCGCATTATTCCAACCATGGATGGCGATTGTAGCAAAGAATTAATGCGAGCCTTAAAGAAAATAGGCATCACATTCCACCTGAACCATATGGTAAAGGCAGTGAAAGCCAATAAAAAGAGCGTCACGATTGATGTCCAAAAAAGAGATAGTGAAGAGACTTTCCAATTGAATATGGATTATTGCCTGGTTGCCATCGGTCGTAGGCCATATACCGACCAACTTGGCCTGGACAAGGTTGGTATTCAAGTGGATGGGAAAGGTCGGATTGAAGTAGACGAGCACCTGCAAACTAATGTGCCAGGCATTTATGCCATCGGTGATGTCATTAAAGGGGCTATGCTGGCTCACAAGGCGGAAGAAGAAGGGGTGTTTGTCGCAGAAACCATCGTCAGTCAAAAACCTCATATTGATTACAATTTAATTCCTGGGGTAGTATATACCTGGCCGGAGGTTGCCGCTGTTGGTAAAACAGAGGAGCAATTAAAGGAAGAAGGCATAGCTTATAAGGTGGGTAAATTTCCATTCAAGGCCTTGGGAAGGGCCCGCGCCAGTATGGATACGGAAGGAATGGTGAAGGTGCTAGCTGACGCCACGACGGATGAAATCCTGGGGGTACATATGGTTGGTCCCCGCACCGCCGATATGATTGCGGAGGCCGTAGCCTTAATGGAGTTCCGCGCCAGCGCAGAGGATGCTGCCCGCATGAGCCATGCGCACCCCACCTACACCGAGGCTTTCAAGGAAGCAGCTTTGGCCGCTACAGATAACAGGGCTTTGCATGTGTAA
- a CDS encoding glycosyltransferase family 39 protein, translating into MAFGASTLLISAVLFFAAWKQTEKQHYQGAILLILLAGLCLRLFVASDFFIHEWDERYHALVAKNMMTFPFKPMLYKTPVLAYDYQYWVSNHIWLHKPPLPLWLIALSFRCFGVNEWALRLPSILASTIAIGLTFAIAKYYLNQQMALLAAFLHAIHGLIIELTGGRVASDHYDLFFLFFIEWGVFFSILYTKNSQKRWLAILIGLSTGAAILTKWLPGLIVVPIWVTLALGTKMPRRRIGIDLTIILFMVSIVVIPWQWHIFTHFPLEANWEIAYNLRHMTSGLEEHGEPWFYHLNKWRMVYGELIYLPLLWLLYKGRRWLKRSHLKWLSLLIWIFVPLFFFSIAKTKMPAYTLVSAPAVFIVTAFFLAYSLRYKNRFTTKQQWGINGIAILLVLLPIRYAFERIKPFDHRERKHEWAMHLRTLDNQIPTENAILFNTDRPIESMFYTKLVAAYPGIPDEATIERLKREGYDLYFMQEGKAIQLGKHH; encoded by the coding sequence ATGGCATTTGGCGCCTCTACTCTTTTAATCAGCGCTGTGCTCTTTTTTGCTGCTTGGAAGCAGACAGAAAAACAGCATTATCAAGGGGCAATACTGCTTATTCTCCTTGCAGGCTTATGCCTCCGTTTGTTTGTAGCCTCCGATTTTTTTATTCATGAGTGGGATGAACGCTACCATGCCTTGGTGGCTAAAAACATGATGACATTTCCTTTTAAGCCGATGTTGTATAAAACCCCAGTTTTGGCATATGATTATCAATATTGGGTCAGCAATCATATCTGGCTGCATAAACCACCGCTTCCGCTTTGGCTGATAGCCTTGAGTTTTCGATGTTTTGGCGTAAACGAATGGGCGCTTAGGTTGCCATCAATTCTTGCTTCTACGATAGCGATTGGTTTGACTTTTGCCATTGCCAAGTATTATTTAAATCAGCAAATGGCATTATTGGCGGCGTTTTTGCATGCTATTCATGGCTTAATTATCGAGTTGACAGGTGGACGAGTAGCAAGTGATCATTACGATTTATTTTTTCTGTTTTTTATTGAATGGGGGGTGTTTTTCTCTATTCTTTATACCAAAAATAGCCAAAAGCGATGGCTGGCAATTTTAATAGGGCTAAGCACCGGAGCCGCAATTCTGACGAAATGGCTGCCAGGTTTAATCGTTGTACCGATTTGGGTCACCTTGGCCCTAGGCACTAAGATGCCACGTCGTAGGATTGGCATCGATTTAACCATCATCTTATTCATGGTGTCTATTGTTGTTATACCTTGGCAATGGCATATCTTCACTCATTTCCCACTTGAAGCCAATTGGGAGATTGCTTATAATTTGCGGCACATGACTAGTGGCTTAGAAGAGCACGGAGAGCCATGGTTTTATCACCTCAATAAATGGCGAATGGTCTATGGGGAACTGATTTATTTGCCCTTGTTATGGCTGCTTTATAAAGGCAGACGATGGCTAAAAAGGTCCCATTTGAAATGGTTGAGTTTGTTGATTTGGATATTTGTGCCACTCTTCTTTTTTTCGATAGCCAAAACTAAAATGCCCGCTTATACACTAGTGTCAGCCCCTGCTGTTTTTATTGTAACTGCCTTTTTTTTGGCCTATAGCCTACGATATAAAAATCGCTTTACCACCAAACAGCAATGGGGAATTAATGGGATAGCTATATTACTTGTCCTCTTACCTATTCGCTACGCCTTCGAACGAATTAAGCCATTTGATCATAGGGAAAGAAAACATGAATGGGCAATGCATTTGAGAACACTAGACAATCAAATACCTACTGAAAATGCCATACTTTTTAACACGGATCGCCCTATAGAGAGTATGTTTTACACAAAGCTAGTTGCTGCTTATCCTGGAATTCCGGATGAAGCGACCATAGAAAGGCTAAAGCGAGAAGGTTACGACCTATATTTTATGCAAGAGGGTAAAGCCATACAATTGGGGAAGCACCATTAA
- a CDS encoding VOC family protein codes for METILGPVSPFLDHLFQRLAADGIDVSSYELDHLCYRVDTLERYQKLKTELSAIGTLLTTSLIAGRPISTFKLFQPLQYQERRIWCIELPAPKAGSPHPEGFEHIEFVLDETFDVFMARYPQLTFKTKGMNKAVNPEISRKYGTMAVKFHHHPIEYVIKYLDE; via the coding sequence ATGGAAACAATCCTAGGCCCCGTTTCTCCCTTCCTCGACCACCTTTTTCAACGATTAGCCGCGGATGGCATTGATGTCTCTTCCTATGAATTGGATCACCTTTGTTACCGCGTCGACACCCTGGAAAGGTACCAGAAACTAAAGACGGAGCTAAGTGCTATAGGCACCTTGCTAACAACATCACTAATCGCTGGTCGCCCCATCTCCACCTTCAAGCTCTTCCAGCCCCTCCAATACCAGGAACGAAGGATTTGGTGCATAGAACTTCCTGCCCCCAAAGCCGGCAGCCCCCACCCCGAAGGTTTCGAACACATTGAGTTTGTCCTTGATGAAACCTTTGACGTTTTCATGGCTCGTTACCCACAGCTTACCTTTAAGACCAAAGGCATGAACAAAGCGGTGAACCCGGAAATTAGTCGAAAATATGGCACAATGGCGGTGAAATTCCATCACCATCCGATTGAGTATGTGATTAAATATTTAGACGAGTGA
- a CDS encoding BamA/TamA family outer membrane protein, whose product MYIARMKVMYRWCFLMVFLACVLGIQAQSAFVYVDSISLTGNQRTRSEVVFRELKFKKGDSIAITTLEETLEESEQLVMNTGLFNQAHISFKNWEGATNKVHIQVDVAETWFIYPVPVLELVDRNFNVWWKEQNRSLDRLNIGIEFTHLNFTGRRDRLQLTAKYGYTRSYSIKYSLPFFNRHQTLGLDAEVSFARNRELNYLTEGNKQAFYKSTENDFLYQRFRTETSLIYRPGYHLFHSLRLRFEQNAVDEIVALELNPDFYLKGEKLQRSFTLEYSFAYDRRDVRAYPLSGMLFSADVTKTGLGIFGVRNGLTLQANYDLYFPLSRRWSAGARMAGKLSLIRSLQPYNDYRAIGFGKNNLYGYELYIIDGLDMALAKPFIRYQLFERVWNFGKIMPLKAFRSMPLKAFLSINNGLGYANNPFTSQDNSFSNRMLWGGGVGLDIVLFYDKVIQIQYSFNHLFEKGLFLHVNMNI is encoded by the coding sequence ATGTATATTGCTAGAATGAAGGTAATGTATCGTTGGTGTTTTTTAATGGTTTTCCTGGCCTGTGTTTTGGGGATACAAGCCCAATCGGCTTTTGTATACGTAGATTCTATTAGCTTGACGGGAAACCAAAGAACCAGGTCAGAGGTCGTTTTTCGGGAATTGAAATTTAAAAAGGGCGACTCTATTGCCATCACGACCCTGGAAGAAACCCTGGAAGAAAGTGAACAACTGGTTATGAATACGGGCTTGTTTAACCAGGCGCATATTAGTTTTAAGAACTGGGAAGGCGCCACGAATAAGGTCCATATTCAGGTGGACGTTGCCGAAACCTGGTTTATTTACCCTGTACCTGTGCTGGAGTTGGTTGACCGCAATTTCAATGTATGGTGGAAAGAGCAAAACAGATCACTTGATCGTTTAAATATTGGTATAGAATTTACCCACCTCAATTTTACAGGTCGTAGAGATCGACTGCAGTTGACCGCCAAATATGGTTATACCAGAAGTTATTCCATTAAATATAGCCTGCCCTTTTTTAATCGGCACCAAACCCTGGGCTTAGACGCAGAGGTGTCTTTTGCCCGGAATAGAGAACTCAACTATTTGACCGAGGGCAATAAACAAGCTTTTTATAAATCAACTGAGAATGATTTTTTGTACCAGCGATTTCGGACAGAGACCAGTTTGATCTACCGCCCGGGCTATCATTTATTTCATAGCCTTCGGCTTCGATTTGAGCAAAATGCCGTCGATGAAATAGTAGCACTTGAACTCAACCCTGATTTTTATTTAAAAGGCGAAAAATTGCAGCGTTCCTTTACCTTGGAATATAGTTTTGCTTATGATCGCAGGGATGTCAGGGCTTACCCTTTGAGTGGCATGCTGTTTTCCGCTGACGTCACCAAAACGGGCTTAGGCATCTTTGGTGTCCGCAATGGCTTAACCTTGCAGGCCAATTACGATTTGTATTTCCCGCTGTCGCGTCGATGGAGCGCTGGTGCCCGCATGGCAGGCAAATTGTCATTGATTCGCTCTTTGCAACCTTATAATGACTATAGGGCTATCGGCTTTGGAAAAAACAACCTTTATGGCTACGAGCTATATATCATAGATGGCTTGGACATGGCCTTGGCCAAACCTTTTATTCGTTATCAATTATTTGAAAGGGTTTGGAATTTTGGCAAAATCATGCCGCTAAAAGCGTTCCGCAGCATGCCCCTCAAGGCCTTTTTGTCTATTAACAATGGCCTGGGATATGCCAACAATCCCTTTACTAGCCAGGATAATTCTTTCAGCAATCGCATGTTGTGGGGAGGTGGGGTAGGCCTGGATATTGTGCTTTTTTATGATAAAGTCATTCAAATTCAATACAGTTTCAATCATTTATTCGAGAAAGGCCTATTTTTACATGTCAACATGAATATTTAA